One Pseudomonas tolaasii NCPPB 2192 genomic window carries:
- a CDS encoding peptidylprolyl isomerase A, with protein sequence MLKKIAFFAGSVLFAANLMAAEPAKAQHVLITTTNGDIEIELDPVKAPISTKNFLAYVDKGFYTNTIFHRVIPGFMVQGGGFTAQMSQKPTDAPIKNEASNGLHNVRGTLSMARTNDPNSATSQFFINVADNAFLDPGRDAGYAVFAKVVKGMDVVDIIVNSQTTTKQGMQNVPIDPVVIKSAKRID encoded by the coding sequence ATGCTGAAAAAAATCGCCTTCTTCGCCGGTTCCGTATTGTTCGCCGCCAACCTGATGGCCGCCGAACCCGCCAAGGCCCAGCACGTACTGATCACCACCACCAACGGCGACATTGAAATCGAACTGGACCCGGTCAAGGCGCCGATCAGTACCAAGAACTTCCTGGCCTATGTCGACAAGGGTTTCTACACCAACACGATTTTCCACCGTGTGATCCCGGGCTTCATGGTTCAGGGCGGCGGGTTCACCGCGCAGATGTCGCAAAAACCGACCGACGCGCCGATCAAGAACGAAGCCAGCAACGGCCTGCATAACGTGCGTGGCACCCTGTCGATGGCGCGCACCAATGACCCGAACTCGGCCACCAGCCAGTTCTTCATCAACGTGGCCGACAATGCCTTCCTCGACCCGGGCCGCGACGCCGGTTATGCCGTGTTCGCCAAGGTCGTCAAAGGCATGGATGTGGTGGATATCATCGTCAACTCCCAGACCACCACCAAGCAGGGCATGCAGAACGTGCCAATCGATCCTGTTGTGATCAAGTCGGCCAAGCGCATCGACTGA
- a CDS encoding ABC transporter ATP-binding protein: MLYRRFEQLIDIFRDAPSAAPPDKVLPFYIYYLRQVWPHFAALLVVGLIGALIEVALFSYLSRIIDLAQGTPPENFFQLHSSELIWMAVVALLLRPIFGALHDLLVHQTISPGMTSLIRWQNHSYVLKQSLNFFQNDFAGRIAQRIMQTGNSLRDSAVAAVDAIWHVAIYAISSLVLFAEADWRLMIPLVTWIICYSLALRYFVPRVKERSVISSEARSKLMGRIVDGYTNITTLKLFAHTRYEQEYAKEAIIEQTEKTQLASRVVTSMDIVITSMNGLLIVTTTGLALWLWTQSLISVGAIALATGLVIRIVNMSGWIMWVVNGIFENIGQVQDGLKTIAQPLAVIDRENAPRLVVPQGEVRFEQVDFHYGKKSGIIGGLNLEIRAGEKIGLIGPSGAGKSTLVNLLLRLYDLQGGRILIDGQNIAEVAQESLREQIGMITQDTSLLHRSIRDNLLYGKPDATDEELWAAVHKARADEFIPLLSDAEGRTGLDAHVGERGVKLSGGQRQRIAIARVLLKDAPILIMDEATSALDSEVEAAIQESLETLMQGKTVIAIAHRLSTIARMDRLVVLEKGQIAESGSHAELLAHGGLYARLWQHQTGGFVGID; encoded by the coding sequence ATGCTCTATCGTCGTTTTGAACAACTGATCGATATCTTCCGCGACGCACCCAGCGCCGCGCCTCCCGATAAAGTCCTGCCGTTTTATATCTACTACCTGCGCCAGGTATGGCCGCATTTCGCCGCCTTGCTGGTGGTGGGCCTGATTGGCGCGCTGATCGAGGTGGCGCTGTTCAGCTACCTGAGCCGCATCATCGACCTGGCGCAGGGCACGCCGCCCGAGAATTTCTTCCAGCTTCACAGCAGCGAGCTGATCTGGATGGCCGTGGTCGCCCTGTTGCTGCGCCCGATTTTCGGCGCCCTGCATGACTTGCTGGTGCACCAGACCATCAGCCCCGGCATGACCAGCCTGATTCGCTGGCAAAACCACAGTTACGTGCTCAAACAGAGCCTGAACTTCTTCCAGAACGACTTCGCCGGGCGTATCGCCCAGCGCATCATGCAAACCGGCAACTCCCTGCGCGACTCCGCCGTGGCGGCCGTGGACGCGATCTGGCACGTGGCGATCTACGCCATCAGCTCGCTCGTGCTGTTTGCCGAAGCCGACTGGCGCTTGATGATCCCGTTGGTGACCTGGATCATCTGCTACAGCCTGGCCCTGCGTTACTTCGTGCCTCGGGTGAAGGAGCGCTCGGTGATTTCCTCCGAGGCGCGCTCCAAGCTGATGGGCCGTATCGTCGACGGCTACACCAACATCACCACCTTGAAGCTGTTCGCCCATACCCGCTATGAGCAGGAATACGCCAAGGAAGCGATCATCGAGCAAACCGAAAAAACCCAGCTGGCCAGCCGCGTGGTGACCAGCATGGACATCGTGATCACCAGCATGAACGGCCTGCTGATCGTGACCACCACCGGCCTGGCCCTGTGGTTGTGGACCCAGTCGCTGATCTCCGTCGGCGCCATCGCGCTGGCCACCGGTTTGGTGATTCGCATCGTCAACATGTCCGGCTGGATCATGTGGGTGGTCAACGGCATTTTCGAAAACATCGGCCAGGTGCAGGACGGCCTGAAGACCATCGCCCAGCCCCTGGCGGTGATCGACCGCGAGAACGCGCCGCGCCTGGTAGTGCCTCAAGGTGAAGTGCGCTTTGAGCAGGTAGATTTTCACTACGGCAAAAAGAGCGGGATCATTGGCGGCCTGAACCTTGAGATCAGGGCGGGCGAGAAAATCGGCTTGATCGGCCCGTCGGGCGCGGGCAAGTCGACTCTGGTCAACCTGCTGCTGCGTCTTTACGACCTGCAAGGCGGACGCATCCTGATCGACGGCCAGAACATTGCCGAAGTCGCCCAGGAATCATTGCGCGAGCAGATCGGCATGATCACCCAGGACACCTCGCTGCTGCACCGCTCGATCCGTGACAACCTGCTGTACGGCAAGCCGGACGCCACCGACGAAGAACTCTGGGCCGCCGTGCACAAGGCCCGCGCCGATGAGTTTATCCCGCTACTGTCGGACGCCGAAGGGCGCACCGGGCTGGATGCTCACGTGGGCGAGCGCGGGGTGAAACTCTCCGGCGGGCAACGCCAACGCATTGCCATCGCCCGCGTACTGCTCAAGGACGCGCCGATCCTGATCATGGACGAAGCCACCTCGGCGCTGGACTCGGAAGTGGAAGCGGCGATCCAGGAAAGCCTGGAAACCCTGATGCAGGGCAAAACCGTGATCGCGATTGCACACCGGCTGTCGACCATCGCCCGCATGGACCGCCTGGTGGTGCTGGAAAAAGGCCAGATTGCCGAGAGTGGCAGCCATGCCGAATTGCTGGCCCACGGCGGGCTGTACGCGCGGTTGTGGCAGCACCAGACCGGCGGGTTTGTCGGGATCGACTGA
- a CDS encoding carboxylate/amino acid/amine transporter → MGYLLVVTLIQAFSFSLIGEYLAGHVDSYFAVLVRVVLAGLVFIPLTRWRSVEPAFMRGMLMIGALQFGVTYVCLYLSFRVLTVPEVLLFTILTPLHVTLIEDALNRRFNPWALVAALVAVGGAAVIRFDQITPNFLGGFLLLQLANFTYAAGQVMYKHLVARHPSDLPHYRRFGYFYLGALIVVLPAFLLFGKANYLPEAPLQWGVLVFLGLVSTALGMYWWNKGACQVNGGTLAVMNNLHVPVGLLLNLLIWNQHEPLGRLALGGLVILGAVWISRVGVRKQPIPR, encoded by the coding sequence ATGGGCTATTTACTGGTTGTCACCCTGATTCAGGCATTTTCCTTCAGCTTGATCGGCGAATACCTCGCCGGTCATGTCGACAGCTACTTTGCGGTGCTGGTGCGCGTGGTGCTGGCCGGGCTGGTATTTATCCCGCTGACCCGCTGGCGCTCGGTGGAGCCCGCGTTCATGCGCGGCATGCTGATGATCGGCGCGCTGCAGTTCGGCGTGACCTATGTGTGCCTGTACCTGAGCTTTCGCGTGCTCACGGTGCCGGAAGTGTTGCTGTTCACCATCCTCACGCCGTTGCACGTCACCTTGATCGAAGACGCCCTCAACCGGCGCTTCAATCCGTGGGCGCTGGTGGCGGCGCTGGTGGCGGTAGGCGGCGCGGCGGTGATCCGTTTCGACCAGATCACCCCGAACTTCCTCGGCGGTTTCTTGCTTCTGCAACTGGCCAACTTCACCTATGCCGCCGGGCAGGTGATGTACAAGCACCTGGTGGCGCGCCACCCGAGCGACCTGCCGCACTATCGACGCTTCGGCTACTTCTACCTGGGCGCCTTGATAGTGGTGCTGCCGGCATTCCTGCTGTTCGGCAAGGCCAACTATTTGCCCGAAGCGCCGCTGCAATGGGGCGTGCTGGTGTTCCTCGGTCTGGTCAGCACCGCGCTGGGCATGTACTGGTGGAACAAGGGTGCGTGCCAGGTCAACGGCGGCACGTTGGCGGTGATGAACAACCTGCATGTGCCGGTGGGGCTGCTGCTGAATCTGCTGATCTGGAACCAGCACGAGCCGCTGGGGCGTCTGGCGTTGGGCGGGTTGGTGATTCTGGGGGCGGTGTGGATCAGCCGAGTGGGTGTGCGCAAACAGCCAATCCCACGCTGA
- a CDS encoding alpha/beta fold hydrolase has translation MAWFDHEGCSLHYEEYGHGAPLILIHGLGSSSQDWELQIPVLARHYRLIVVDVRGHGRSDKPRERYSIRGFTFDLIALIEHLDLPPAHVVGLSMGGMIAFQLAVDEPARLKSLCIVNSAPEVKVRSVDDYWQWAKRWSLARVLSLATIGKALGERLFPQPHQADLRRKMAERWAKNDKRAYLASFDAIVGWGVQEQLSRIACPTLVISADHDYTPVAQKENYVKLLPDARLVVIADSRHATPLDQPEVFNATLLDFLKTVETTTQDH, from the coding sequence ATGGCCTGGTTCGACCATGAAGGCTGCAGCCTGCATTACGAGGAATATGGCCATGGCGCCCCGCTGATTCTGATCCACGGCCTGGGTTCGAGCAGCCAGGATTGGGAGCTGCAGATTCCGGTGCTGGCCCGGCATTACCGCCTGATCGTGGTGGACGTGCGCGGCCACGGGCGCTCCGACAAACCCCGCGAGCGCTACAGCATTCGGGGCTTCACCTTCGACCTGATCGCGCTGATCGAGCACCTGGATCTGCCGCCGGCCCACGTAGTGGGCTTGTCCATGGGCGGCATGATCGCCTTCCAGTTGGCGGTGGACGAACCCGCGCGACTCAAGAGCCTGTGCATCGTCAACAGCGCGCCCGAGGTCAAGGTGCGCAGCGTCGATGACTATTGGCAGTGGGCCAAGCGCTGGAGCCTGGCGCGTGTGCTCAGCCTGGCCACCATCGGCAAGGCGTTGGGCGAGCGGCTGTTCCCCCAACCGCACCAAGCCGACCTGCGGCGCAAAATGGCCGAACGCTGGGCAAAAAACGACAAACGTGCTTATCTCGCCAGCTTTGATGCGATTGTGGGCTGGGGCGTGCAGGAACAACTTTCGCGAATTGCCTGTCCTACGCTGGTCATCAGCGCCGACCACGACTACACCCCCGTGGCGCAAAAAGAAAACTATGTAAAACTGCTGCCCGATGCGCGGCTGGTGGTGATCGCAGATTCCCGCCACGCCACGCCCTTGGATCAACCCGAAGTCTTTAACGCTACCTTGCTCGATTTTCTAAAGACAGTCGAAACCACTACCCAGGATCACTGA
- a CDS encoding RNA polymerase sigma factor, which produces MAAADDAHLLERLLKGEQRAYKELVTTYQSAMRAVAYAIVGQRHADEVVQDAWLSVVRNLAKFEGRSSLKTWLLTITANSAKGRYKQNRREVLLDDLPSPHGTIGDDRFVPDDGHWAVAPYAWHQDTPEALLTEDELRKCLEHTILSLSELQSSVLVLRERQGLELEEICNLLTLSLSNVRVLLHRARLKVFATVEHFEETGEC; this is translated from the coding sequence ATGGCAGCAGCGGACGACGCGCACCTGCTAGAACGATTGCTCAAGGGTGAGCAGCGGGCCTACAAGGAACTGGTCACCACCTACCAGAGCGCCATGCGCGCTGTGGCCTATGCCATTGTCGGCCAGCGCCACGCCGACGAAGTGGTGCAGGACGCGTGGCTGTCGGTGGTACGCAACCTGGCCAAGTTCGAAGGGCGCTCCAGCCTCAAGACCTGGCTGCTGACCATCACTGCCAACTCCGCCAAAGGCCGTTACAAACAGAACCGCCGGGAAGTTTTGCTCGATGATTTGCCTTCGCCCCACGGCACCATCGGCGATGACCGCTTCGTGCCGGACGATGGCCACTGGGCCGTCGCGCCCTATGCCTGGCATCAGGACACCCCGGAAGCACTGCTCACCGAAGACGAACTGCGCAAATGCCTGGAACATACGATTCTGAGTTTGTCCGAGTTGCAAAGCAGCGTGCTGGTGCTGCGAGAACGCCAGGGCCTGGAGTTGGAAGAGATTTGTAATCTTCTGACGCTGTCGCTCTCCAATGTCCGTGTGCTGTTGCATCGAGCACGGCTTAAAGTCTTCGCCACGGTGGAGCATTTTGAGGAAACGGGCGAATGTTGA
- a CDS encoding FMN-dependent NADH-azoreductase — protein sequence MSNVLIIESSARQQDSISRQLTQQFISQWQVAHPADQITVRDVALNPVPHLDANLLGGWMKPAEQRSTVEQASLDRSNELTDELLAADVLVMAAPMYNFAIPSTLKAWLDHVLRAGVTFKYTATGPQGLLTGKRAIVLTARGGIHTGAASDHQEPYLRQVMAFIGIHDVTFIHAEGVNLSGDFQEKGINHAKALLAQVA from the coding sequence ATGTCCAACGTTCTGATCATCGAAAGCAGCGCCCGCCAGCAGGATTCGATTTCCCGCCAACTGACTCAACAGTTCATCAGCCAATGGCAGGTCGCACACCCGGCGGATCAGATCACTGTGCGTGACGTCGCGCTGAACCCGGTTCCCCACCTGGACGCCAACCTGCTCGGCGGCTGGATGAAACCGGCCGAACAGCGCAGCACGGTTGAACAGGCCTCCCTGGACCGCTCCAACGAATTGACTGACGAATTGCTCGCCGCGGACGTGCTGGTGATGGCCGCGCCGATGTACAACTTCGCCATTCCCAGCACCCTCAAGGCCTGGCTGGACCACGTGTTGCGGGCCGGTGTGACCTTCAAGTACACCGCCACCGGCCCGCAGGGGTTGCTCACCGGCAAACGCGCCATTGTGCTGACTGCGCGGGGCGGGATTCATACCGGTGCGGCCTCCGATCACCAGGAACCGTACCTGCGCCAGGTCATGGCGTTTATCGGGATTCATGACGTGACCTTCATTCACGCCGAAGGCGTGAACCTGAGCGGTGACTTCCAGGAAAAGGGCATCAACCATGCGAAAGCGCTGCTGGCGCAGGTCGCCTGA
- a CDS encoding LysR family transcriptional regulator: MKAPRVTLDQWRTLQAVVDHGGFAQAAEALHRSQSSVSYTVARMQDQLGVPLLRIDGRKAVLTDAGEVLLRRSRQLVKNASQLEDLAHHMEQGWEAEVRLVVDAAYPNARLVRALTAFMPQSRGCRVRLREEVLSGVEELLLDGMADLAISGFIIPGYLGTEMSDVEFIAVAHPDHSLHRLNRELSFQDLESQMQVVIRDSGRQQPRDVGWLGAEQRWTVGSLPTAATFVSSGLGFAWLPRHMIERELNEGLLKQLPLEKGGSRNPTFYLYSNKDKPLGPATQILIDLLRTFDTAPLDAPFAAPQQA, encoded by the coding sequence TTGAAAGCGCCCCGCGTTACCCTCGATCAATGGCGCACCTTGCAGGCCGTGGTCGACCATGGCGGCTTCGCCCAGGCGGCTGAAGCGCTGCACCGTTCGCAATCCTCGGTGAGTTACACCGTGGCCCGCATGCAGGACCAGCTCGGCGTGCCACTGCTGCGCATCGACGGGCGCAAGGCCGTGCTCACCGACGCCGGTGAAGTGCTGCTGCGCCGCTCCCGCCAACTGGTGAAAAACGCCAGCCAGCTGGAAGACCTCGCCCACCATATGGAGCAGGGCTGGGAGGCCGAAGTACGGCTGGTGGTGGACGCCGCCTACCCCAACGCACGCCTGGTGCGCGCCCTCACCGCCTTCATGCCGCAAAGCCGCGGCTGCCGGGTGCGGCTGCGTGAAGAAGTGCTCTCCGGCGTCGAAGAATTGTTACTGGATGGCATGGCTGACTTGGCAATCAGCGGCTTCATCATTCCGGGCTACCTGGGCACCGAAATGAGCGATGTGGAATTCATCGCCGTCGCCCACCCCGACCACTCGCTGCACCGCTTGAACCGCGAGCTGAGCTTTCAGGACCTCGAGAGCCAGATGCAGGTGGTCATCCGCGACTCCGGCCGCCAACAGCCGCGGGATGTGGGCTGGCTCGGTGCCGAACAACGCTGGACGGTCGGCAGCCTGCCCACCGCCGCGACCTTCGTCAGCAGCGGACTGGGCTTCGCCTGGCTGCCCAGGCACATGATCGAGCGCGAGCTCAACGAAGGCCTGCTCAAGCAGCTACCCTTGGAAAAAGGCGGCAGCCGCAACCCGACGTTTTACCTGTACTCGAACAAAGACAAACCCTTGGGGCCCGCCACGCAGATTCTGATCGACCTGCTGCGCACCTTTGACACCGCCCCTCTGGACGCGCCTTTCGCCGCACCACAACAAGCCTGA
- a CDS encoding beta-ketoacyl-ACP synthase III — translation MHNVVISGTGLYTPANSISNEELVQSFNAYVQQFNEDNAEAIERGEVQALTESSAAFIEKASGIKSRFVMDKDGILDPQRMAPRLPERSNDEWSVLCQMAVGAAEQALQRAGKTAADIDGVIVACSNLQRAYPAIAIEVQEALGIQGFGFDMNVACSSATFGIQNAANSIQLGQARAILMVNPEVCTGHLNFRDRDSHFIFGDAATAVVLERADLATSAHQFDVVSTKLLTKFSNNIRNNFGFLNRTAEEGIGAPDKLFVQEGRKVFRDVCPMVAELIGVHLEENQLDVADVKRFWLHQANLSMNHLIVKKLLGREASVEEAPVILDTYANTSSAGSVIAFHKYQDDLPKGSVAVLSSFGAGYSIGSVILRKR, via the coding sequence GTGCATAACGTCGTCATCAGCGGCACTGGCCTGTACACCCCGGCCAACAGCATCTCCAACGAAGAGCTGGTGCAGTCTTTCAATGCTTACGTGCAACAGTTCAACGAAGACAATGCCGAAGCCATCGAGCGCGGCGAAGTGCAAGCGCTAACCGAGTCCAGCGCGGCCTTTATCGAGAAGGCATCGGGCATCAAGAGCCGTTTTGTGATGGACAAGGACGGCATTCTCGACCCGCAACGCATGGCCCCGCGCCTGCCCGAGCGCAGCAACGACGAATGGTCGGTGCTCTGCCAGATGGCCGTCGGCGCCGCCGAACAAGCCCTGCAGCGCGCCGGTAAAACCGCCGCCGACATCGACGGCGTGATCGTCGCGTGCTCCAACCTGCAGCGCGCCTACCCGGCCATCGCCATTGAAGTGCAGGAAGCCCTGGGTATCCAAGGCTTCGGTTTCGACATGAACGTGGCCTGCTCCTCGGCGACCTTCGGCATTCAGAACGCCGCCAACAGCATCCAGCTGGGCCAGGCCCGGGCGATTTTGATGGTCAACCCGGAAGTTTGCACCGGCCACCTGAACTTCCGTGACCGCGACAGCCACTTCATCTTCGGCGATGCGGCCACGGCAGTGGTGCTGGAGCGTGCTGACCTGGCGACGTCGGCGCACCAGTTCGATGTGGTGAGCACCAAGCTGCTGACCAAGTTTTCCAACAACATCCGCAACAACTTTGGCTTCCTCAACCGCACGGCGGAAGAGGGCATCGGCGCGCCCGACAAACTGTTCGTGCAGGAAGGCCGCAAGGTGTTTCGCGATGTGTGCCCGATGGTCGCCGAGCTGATTGGTGTGCACCTGGAAGAAAACCAACTGGATGTGGCCGATGTGAAGCGATTCTGGCTGCACCAGGCCAACCTGAGCATGAACCACCTGATCGTGAAGAAACTGCTGGGCCGCGAAGCCTCGGTGGAAGAAGCGCCGGTGATTCTCGACACCTACGCCAACACCAGTTCCGCAGGATCGGTGATTGCGTTTCACAAATATCAGGACGATTTGCCGAAAGGCTCCGTCGCGGTGCTCAGCTCGTTCGGCGCGGGTTACTCGATCGGCAGCGTAATCCTGCGTAAACGCTGA
- a CDS encoding anti-sigma factor family protein, with amino-acid sequence MLTCKEQVARSSDYLDGQLTFRERLMVRHHLMFCPNCRRFIRQMRLMQATLKIMPEEPVKDADALADRLVAERLKDQ; translated from the coding sequence ATGTTGACCTGTAAAGAACAAGTGGCGCGTTCCAGTGACTATCTCGATGGGCAACTGACCTTTCGCGAACGTCTGATGGTGCGTCACCACCTGATGTTCTGCCCCAACTGTCGGCGATTTATCCGTCAGATGCGCCTGATGCAGGCGACTTTGAAGATTATGCCGGAAGAGCCGGTAAAGGACGCTGATGCATTGGCAGATCGGCTGGTAGCCGAACGGCTGAAAGATCAGTAA
- a CDS encoding GNAT family N-acetyltransferase, with amino-acid sequence MPLQRLDSLSEIAPQVWDALVPQAQPFVRHAFLSALEDSASLGPQSGWQPEHLLHWEGERLVAALPSYRKWHSYGEYVFDHGWADACERAGIDYYPKLLTAVPFSPVSGPRLLAANAQDGFELLKALPGYLEIEGLSSAHINFTDPLADEALMQQPGWLQRLGCQFHWQNRGYRDFQDFLDALSSRKRKQMRKEREQVAGQGIDFEWLLGHELSEAQWDFVYACYANTYAVRRQSPYLTRAFFSLLAERMPEAIRVVLAKQGARPVAMAFSLIGGDSFYGRYWGCLAEFDRLHFETCFYQGMDYAIAHGLQRFDAGAQGEHKLIRGFEPVITRSWHYLRHPGLKNAVEDFLERERVGIVAYAQEARAALPYRQG; translated from the coding sequence ATGCCGTTGCAACGCCTGGACAGCCTGTCCGAAATCGCCCCGCAGGTGTGGGATGCCCTGGTGCCGCAGGCCCAGCCCTTTGTGCGGCATGCGTTTTTAAGTGCTCTGGAGGACAGCGCCAGCCTGGGGCCGCAATCGGGCTGGCAGCCGGAACATCTTCTGCACTGGGAAGGCGAGCGGCTGGTGGCAGCGTTGCCCAGCTACCGCAAATGGCATTCCTACGGCGAGTACGTGTTTGATCACGGCTGGGCGGATGCTTGCGAACGTGCGGGCATTGATTACTACCCCAAATTGCTCACGGCGGTGCCGTTCAGCCCGGTCAGCGGCCCTCGCTTGTTGGCGGCAAATGCGCAGGACGGTTTCGAGTTGCTGAAGGCGTTGCCGGGTTATCTGGAAATCGAAGGGCTCTCCAGCGCTCACATCAACTTCACCGACCCATTGGCCGACGAAGCGCTGATGCAGCAACCGGGCTGGCTGCAGCGCCTGGGTTGCCAGTTCCATTGGCAAAACCGGGGTTATCGCGATTTTCAGGATTTCCTTGACGCCTTGAGTTCACGCAAGCGCAAACAGATGCGCAAGGAGCGCGAGCAAGTGGCGGGGCAGGGCATTGATTTTGAGTGGCTGCTAGGCCATGAACTGAGCGAAGCCCAGTGGGATTTTGTCTACGCCTGCTACGCCAACACCTACGCGGTGCGCCGCCAATCGCCCTACCTGACCCGCGCGTTTTTCAGCCTGCTGGCCGAGCGCATGCCCGAAGCCATCCGCGTGGTGCTGGCCAAACAGGGCGCACGCCCGGTGGCCATGGCCTTCAGCCTGATCGGCGGCGACAGCTTCTACGGTCGCTACTGGGGCTGCCTGGCGGAATTTGACCGGCTGCACTTCGAAACCTGTTTCTATCAGGGCATGGACTACGCCATCGCCCATGGCCTGCAACGTTTCGACGCCGGTGCTCAGGGCGAACACAAGCTGATTCGCGGGTTTGAACCGGTGATCACACGATCGTGGCATTACCTGCGCCACCCGGGCCTGAAAAATGCCGTGGAGGATTTTCTCGAGCGCGAGCGCGTGGGCATTGTGGCGTATGCGCAAGAGGCGAGGGCGGCCTTGCCTTATCGGCAAGGTTGA
- a CDS encoding putative porin yields the protein MRLASTKTAAALCGGLLLALSHPASAAVDAKLLDMLKANGQITAAQYTELQAELAKDQKEKQIAQQAQQETNEQIAATAKKTTELSSFDQKLAWAAKTQFKGDVRFRQETVKIQGESNNGGRDKDRQRIRARLGAYTEINSQVDTGIRIATGSSDDARSTNQDQDNYFDKKSIWLDLGYIDYHPDQIKNLHVIGGKMLQPWVNMGDVIWDSDINPEGLALTYKYPLGSSAELFGSIGNYNLKDNVDGDGVQFRHDLRLTSGQLGTRFSVTDNLKMTLGGSVYAYQNDKDSRCTTTTTPCALAVNGNSADNQFRLYEGFAQADIGGLAVPLAFYGQYVKNNDAVTDQDTAWLVGAKSKVFGFNLDYNYRDIQRNAVVGAFTDSDFANGTTGSRGHKMKVSYDIDKNFALGATYFLTKADYASRTQRDANTNTLQLDAEAKF from the coding sequence ATGCGTCTTGCTTCCACCAAAACTGCGGCGGCCCTGTGTGGCGGCCTGTTGCTGGCACTCAGCCACCCGGCCAGCGCTGCAGTCGACGCTAAATTGCTCGACATGCTCAAGGCCAACGGCCAGATCACCGCGGCGCAGTACACTGAGCTGCAAGCGGAACTGGCGAAGGACCAGAAGGAAAAGCAGATCGCACAGCAAGCTCAACAAGAGACCAACGAGCAGATCGCCGCTACCGCGAAAAAAACCACCGAGTTGAGCAGCTTCGACCAGAAGCTGGCCTGGGCCGCGAAAACCCAGTTCAAGGGTGACGTGCGTTTCCGTCAGGAAACCGTGAAGATCCAGGGCGAATCCAACAACGGTGGCCGCGACAAGGACCGTCAGCGCATCCGTGCCCGTCTGGGCGCCTACACCGAGATCAACTCCCAGGTCGATACCGGCATCCGTATCGCCACCGGCAGCAGCGACGACGCTCGTTCGACCAACCAGGACCAGGACAACTACTTCGACAAGAAGTCGATCTGGCTGGACCTGGGCTACATCGACTACCACCCGGACCAGATCAAGAACCTGCACGTGATCGGCGGCAAGATGCTGCAGCCGTGGGTCAACATGGGCGACGTGATCTGGGATAGCGACATCAACCCGGAAGGTCTGGCCCTGACCTACAAATACCCGCTGGGCAGCAGCGCCGAGCTGTTCGGCAGCATCGGTAACTACAACCTCAAGGACAACGTGGACGGCGACGGCGTGCAGTTCCGTCACGACCTGCGCTTGACCTCGGGCCAGTTGGGTACGCGTTTCTCGGTCACCGACAACCTGAAAATGACCCTGGGCGGCAGCGTCTACGCCTACCAGAACGACAAGGACAGCCGCTGCACAACCACCACCACGCCTTGCGCGCTGGCAGTGAACGGCAACTCGGCCGACAACCAGTTCCGCCTGTATGAAGGTTTTGCCCAGGCTGACATCGGTGGCCTGGCAGTGCCGCTGGCGTTCTACGGCCAGTACGTGAAAAACAACGATGCCGTGACCGATCAGGACACCGCCTGGCTGGTAGGTGCCAAGTCCAAAGTGTTCGGTTTCAACCTGGACTACAACTACCGCGATATTCAACGTAACGCAGTGGTTGGCGCCTTCACTGACTCGGACTTCGCCAACGGCACCACCGGCTCGCGCGGTCACAAGATGAAGGTCAGCTACGACATCGACAAGAACTTCGCCCTGGGCGCCACGTACTTCCTGACCAAGGCTGACTACGCCAGCCGCACGCAGCGTGATGCCAACACCAACACCCTGCAGCTGGATGCCGAAGCCAAGTTCTAA